One Cyanobium sp. Tous-M-B4 genomic region harbors:
- the crtD gene encoding C-3',4' desaturase CrtD — protein MEKRLDVVVVGAGIAGLTAAALLAREGLTVELLEAHQQSGGCAGTFRRGPYTFDVGATQVAGLEPGGSHQRLLAHFGLPLPQATPLDPACVVDLADGRPPVRIWRDPARWNAEREQQFPGSGRFWQLCATLHGANWAFASRDPVLPPRSLWDLGQLLPALRPSNLASGLLAAASVADLLTLTGCGDDPRLRRFLDLQLRLYSQEPAERTAALYGATVLAMGQAPLGLWHLQGSMQVLSQQLEQALAAGGGQLRLRHRVSSLERSNEPGGGPGRAGWRLQGEQLGGAGKGQTFNLSATNVVLAIPVQSLPALLGQQLPAGYRSRIENLSEPSGALVFYGAIERALLPANCPAHLQLDWADPGSLFVSVSHEGDGRAPAGLATVIASVFTPAKPWFGLEASAYDQAKAEALAAMQRGLESLLGISPEQWRHAELATPRGFERWTGRPFGFVGGLGQHPSRFGPFGLASRTPLPGLWLCGDSIHPGEGTAAVGLSALMACRQLLAERGQTLSLSGLST, from the coding sequence ATGGAGAAGCGCCTCGATGTAGTGGTAGTGGGCGCCGGCATCGCCGGCCTCACCGCCGCAGCCCTTCTGGCCCGAGAGGGCCTGACGGTGGAACTGCTGGAAGCCCACCAGCAGAGCGGCGGCTGCGCCGGCACCTTCCGCCGCGGCCCCTACACCTTTGATGTGGGCGCCACCCAGGTGGCAGGCCTGGAACCGGGCGGCAGCCACCAGCGCCTGCTGGCCCACTTCGGTCTGCCCCTACCGCAGGCCACCCCCCTGGATCCGGCCTGCGTGGTGGATCTGGCCGATGGCCGGCCGCCGGTGCGGATCTGGCGCGATCCTGCGCGCTGGAACGCCGAGCGGGAGCAGCAGTTTCCCGGCAGCGGCCGCTTCTGGCAGCTCTGCGCCACCCTGCATGGTGCCAACTGGGCTTTTGCAAGCCGCGATCCGGTGCTGCCGCCGCGCAGCCTCTGGGACCTGGGCCAGCTGCTGCCGGCCCTGAGACCCTCCAACCTGGCCAGTGGCCTACTGGCTGCCGCCAGTGTGGCTGATCTGCTCACGCTCACGGGCTGTGGCGACGATCCACGCCTGCGCCGCTTCCTGGATCTGCAGCTACGCCTTTACTCCCAGGAGCCAGCAGAGCGCACCGCCGCCCTCTATGGCGCCACCGTGCTGGCCATGGGCCAGGCACCGCTTGGGCTCTGGCACCTGCAGGGCTCAATGCAGGTGCTCAGCCAGCAGCTGGAGCAGGCCCTGGCTGCCGGCGGCGGCCAGCTGCGACTGCGACACCGGGTGAGCAGCCTGGAGCGCAGCAACGAGCCTGGAGGCGGGCCCGGCAGGGCAGGCTGGAGGTTGCAGGGCGAGCAGCTGGGGGGGGCCGGCAAGGGGCAGACGTTCAACTTGAGCGCTACCAATGTGGTACTGGCCATACCGGTACAAAGCCTGCCCGCTCTGCTCGGCCAGCAGCTGCCCGCGGGCTACCGCAGCCGGATAGAAAATTTGAGCGAGCCATCTGGGGCATTGGTTTTTTACGGTGCCATTGAGCGAGCCCTGCTGCCTGCCAACTGTCCCGCCCACCTACAACTCGATTGGGCCGATCCGGGCAGCTTGTTTGTGTCGGTGAGCCACGAGGGCGACGGCCGGGCGCCGGCGGGCCTGGCCACGGTGATCGCCAGCGTGTTCACACCAGCGAAGCCCTGGTTTGGCCTCGAAGCCAGCGCCTACGACCAAGCAAAGGCTGAAGCGCTAGCCGCCATGCAGCGGGGGTTGGAGTCGCTGCTGGGCATCAGCCCAGAACAGTGGCGCCACGCTGAACTAGCCACACCCCGGGGGTTTGAGCGCTGGACCGGGCGGCCCTTTGGCTTTGTGGGCGGCCTGGGACAGCACCCCAGCCGCTTCGGGCCCTTCGGATTAGCCAGCCGCACCCCCCTGCCGGGCCTGTGGCTATGCGGTGATTCGATCCACCCCGGCGAGGGCACCGCCGCCGTAGGCCTTTCTGCCCTGATGGCCTGCCGGCAGCTGCTGGCAGAGCGGGGCCAGACGCTGAGCCTCAGCGGACTGAGCACCTAG